Within the Streptomyces sp. R41 genome, the region CGGGCGCCGAGGGTGTCGCTGCCGGACTGGGCGGAGAACGCCCCGCACCGCTCCCTGTTCGTCTCGAACGCGACGGGGACGTACGAGCTGTACGCGTGGGATCGCGTGACGGGGGAGCAGCGCCAGGTCACACACCGGGCGAACGGCACGACGGACGGGGTGCTCTCGCCCGACGGCGAGTGGATCTGGTGGTTCGACGACAAGGACGGCGACGAGTTCGGCATCTGGCGCCGCCAGCGATTCACCGGTGAACCCTCGGGTGGGGACGTCGACGACCCGGCAGTCCCCGGCCTCGAACCCTCCTACCCCGCAGGACTCGCCATCGGACGCGACGGGCGTACGGCGGTGGTGGGCCGCTCGACGGACGACGACGGCTCGACGATCCATGTGGCCCGGGTCGGCGAGGCCCCCGTGGAGATCTACCGCCACCGCGAGTCGGCGGGAGTCGGCGACCTCTCGCACGACGGCTCGCTGATCGCCATCGAGCACACCGAGCACGGCGACGCGATGCACTCGGCGCTGCGGGTGCTGCGCCCGGACGGTTCGACGCTCGCGGAGCTCGACGACACCAAGGACGGCACGGTCGAGCTGGGCCTGGAGGTGCTCGGCTTCGCCCCGGTCGACGGGGACACGCGGCTGCTCATCGGACACCAGCGGCGTGGCCGCTGGGAGCCGCTGGTGTGGGACGTCGGGACCGGCGAGGAGACGGACCTGGGCCTCGACCTGCCCGGCGACGTGGCGGCCGAGTGGTACCCGGACGGTTCCGCCCTCCTCATCGCCCACAGCTTCGAGGCCCGCAGCGACCTGTGGCGCTACGACCTCGTCTCCCGCGAGCTGGTGCGGGTCCCGACGCCTCCCGGCACGGTGTCCGGGGCGACCGCCCGCCCGGACGGCACGGTGGAGTACCTGTGGTCCTCGGCGGCCGAGCCCTCGACGGTCCGCTCGACGACCGGCGAGGTCGTCCTCGATCCCCCCGGCCTGAAGTCCCCGGGATCGGTCCCGGTGGAGGACGTCTGGGTCGAGGGCCCCGGCGGCCGCATCCACGCCCTGGTCCAGAAGCCGGCGGGCACCACGGGCCCCCTCCCCACGGTCTTCGACATCCACGGCGGCCCGACCTGGCACGACAGTGACTCGTTCGCGGCGGGCCCCGCCGCCTGGGTGGACCACGGCTACGCGGTGGTCCGGGTCAACTACCGAGGCTCCACCGGCTACGGCCGAGAGTGGACGGACGCGCTCAAGCACCGGGTCGGCCTGATCGAGCTGGAGGACATCGCCGCGGTCCGCGAATGGGCGGTGACGTCCGGTCTGGCGGACCCCGACCGCCTGATCCTCACCGGCGGCTCCTGGGGCGGCTACCTCACCCTCCTCGGTCTCGGCACGCAGCCAGACGCCTGGACTCTCGGCATCGCCGCCGTCCCGGTCGCCGACTACGTCACGGCGTACCACGACGAGATGGAGGCACTCAAGGCCATGGACCGCACCCTCCTCGGCGGCACCCCTGAGGAGGTCCCCGAACGCTTCGAGGCGTCCTCCCCCCTCACCTACGTCGACGCGGTCAAGGCCCCCGTCTACATCTCCGCAGGCGTCAACGACCCCCGCTGCCCCATCCGCCAGATCGACAACTACGTCACCCGCCTCGCCGCCCGCGACGCCATCCACGAGGTCTACCGCTACGACGCGGGCCACGGCTCCCTGGTCGTCGACGAACGCATCAAGCAGGTCCGCCTGGAACTGGACTTCGCGGAGAGGCACTTGGGTCGGTAACTGCCGTGGCCGGAGAGTTCTGGCCCGTCGGGTGTTGAAGACGAGGCCGTTCAGGCCGAAGCGGGGGCCTGGGGGCGGCAGCCCCCAGGTACGGGACGGGTAGGGGCGGCGGGGGCGAAAACGCCTACGCCCCCCGCCCGCGCTCCCGAGGGCGCCGCGGCGCCTACGCCCAGGCGCCTACGCCCCGGCCCCGCTCCAGCGGGCCTACGCCCCGGCCCCGCTCCAGCGGGCCTACGCCCCGGCCCCGCTCCAGCGGGCCTACGCCCCGGCCCCGCTCCAGCGGGCCTACGCCCCGGCCCGCTCCCGCGGCCGCCGCCCGAGCAGCTCCGCGAGCCCCCGCCGGGTCGCGGCCAGCACCACCCGGTCCTCAGGGCGGAGCACATACGTGGAGGGGAGGTCCCACACCAGCCCAGGACTGCGTGAGCCGGACGTCGAGCCGGACGTCGAGCCGGACGCTGAGTCGGACGTCGAGCCGGACGCTGAGTCGGACGTCGAGCCGGACGACGTTGAACCGCCCCGGCGCTCACCCGGCGCCGCGGTATCCAGCGCAAGCACCCGCCACGCCCCCGCCCGAAACGCCTCCCCCACCGTCCGCCCCTCCAACTGCGGATGCCCACCCACATCCACCGCGGCAAAGAGCAGCACCCGCCGCTCAACAGGAATCGTCCCAAGGATCTGCCGCCCCATCATGGCCCCGGCGAACGCGGGCGCCGCCAGATGGGACACACTCCGACTCCGGGTGAGCGCATCGGGATACGCGGCCCGCAGGGTCCGGTACACCGCGGTCGCGAAGTCGTCGTCGTACAGCCGCAGCACCACCCGCAAATCGGGCCGCACGGTGCGCGCGTACAACGCGGCCTCCAAGTTCATCGTGTCCGCGCTGGTCAACGCGAGCAGCGCATGCGCCCGATGAATCTTGGCGGCCTCCAGCACCCCCTCCTGAGTCACATCACCCAGCACCACCGGCACCCGAAGCCGCCGCGCCAGCGCCAGCCCCCGCGCCTCGGGGTCGGCCTCGACGCACACCACGGGAATGTGCAGCTCCCGCAGCCGCGCCAGCACCCGCGTGCCGATCTTGCCGACCCCGAGCAGCACCACATGCCCGGACAGTCCACGCGGCGGCCGCCGCAACGCGGAGCCACTGCGGAACGTGCCGAGCGCCTCCAGCACGGCGGCCAGCAGCACGGGCAGCAGCAGCAAGCCGACGAGCCCGGAGAAGAGTTGGAGGATCTGCCGCCCGAGGGGTTGCCCGATGGCGGGGTCGTTGATGGCGAAGAGATCGAGCAGTGTCAGATAGGTCGCCTTCAGCGGAGGCTCCCCGGTGACCATCATCGACGCGACGGCGAGGCCGACCACACACCCCACGAGCCCCGCGAACGACCAGCGCAGCCGCCGCGACAGCAGCGACGCGAAGGGTACGACGCTGCGCCCCGAGGACAGCTCGGGACCGGAGTACGACACGTTCTCCAGCACGACGGTCCCGCGCCCCGTGGCGGCGGCCACCGCCCGCTCGTCGGGCAGGAGTTGGGGCCCTTGCGCCCCACTGCTCTCGGATCCGTCGGCGCCGGCGGGGTCGTTGGTCGTCGCGGACAGCAGCGCCAGCGTGCACAGTCCCGGATCGGCGACCTCCCCCGGCCCCGGCGGCGGCCGCTCCACCGCGCGCAGCATCAGCCCATCGGTCTGGACGACCTTGCTGGTGCCGGCCACGGCGGTCGCGGCCAGCGCGGGCGCGGCGGTGTCGGCGTCGGACAGCACGGTTGTGGACGCGTCGAACGCCTCGACGCCACTGTCGACTCCCGCGGCCGCAGCGTCTGCCGCGGCTCCCGCGGCGGCCAACGCCGAGGCCTGGTCGAGGAGGGCCTCGATGTGCTGGCCGAGGCGCCGGTTGTAGAGCCGCAGGACCAGCCGGATCCGCGGGTTGAGCCGCCGGGCGGTGAGCGCGGCCCGGATGTTGGTCTCGTCGTCGTCGTACACGAGTGCCAGCGCGGCTGCCCGCTCGACGCCCGCGTCGGCGAGCATGGCCTCGGTGAGCTCGGGGGCCTCCAACAGCCGCTCGGAGCCAGGAGGTTCGAGCGTCCGGGTGCCCGCTGAATCACCATTCCCGGAGGCCCGGTTCACCGCCGCGGACACCCGGTCGAACAGGGCCGTGGCCCGCGTCCGTCCCACCACCGGCGGCCGCACGCTCCGCTGGGCGGGCGGCACGACCAGGGTCACCTGCTCGCCGTACACCCCGCGCAGTTCGGTGGCGAGCCGGTGCGCCAGGGCGTCGTCCCCGGCCACCACCATGTGCGCGGCATCGGTCGACGCGCTCTGAGCCGGAAGGTTCCCCAGGTTCACCACGGAAGAGAAGACTGCCGTACTGGTACGGGTGGTTCCAGAGGGGCAGGCCGGTGAGCGCCCACGAACCGCCGCGCGCTACGGTCCCGTAGAGGACGTCTCCGCCACGGGGCCGTAGAGGATGTCTCCGCTACGAGGCGGTAGAGGATGTCTCCGCTATGAGGCCGCAGAGGACGTCTCGCCCACCGAATCGCACCCGAACCGCTCCCGCACCTCGGCCCGTTCGGCCAGCCGCGCCGGATAGCCGGGCCCGAGCCGCGGCCGGGTGTCCTCCGCGGTCATCGCCTCGCCGCACGAGGAACACACCACCTCGGCATGCCCCTCGTGCCCGCACCGCTCGTGCCGGAAGACGATCGGCGCGCCCTCTTCCCCGGCGAGCCAGCGGTCGCCCCAGGCGTTCATGGCCATCAGCACGCCGAAGAAGTCCCGCCCCTTGGCGGTGAGCAGGTACTCGTACCGCACCGGCTCGCTCTGATACGGCTTCTTCTCCAGCAGCCCCTCGTCCACCAGCCGCCGCAGACGCTCCGCCAGGGTGTTCCGCGCGATCCCCAGCGACTGCTGGAACGCGTCGAAGCACCTTACGTCATAGAACGCCTCCCGCAGGACGAGCGGCGTCCACCAGTCCCCGAGCAGATCCATGGTGCGGGCAATGGAACAGGGCCAGTTCGCGAAGGAGGTCCGCCTCATGCCCGCCAGGGTACGGCCGCTCCCACCACGAGACGCGTCCTCTTCTGACGGTGTGTGACCGGGCACCGTATCGGCACGCCGGGGGTGCATCAGGGCAACTGGCTCCAGATGAGCGGAAGATGGTACATCGCAATCGGAGGCGGGCCGCCCGCGTCGTGATCCGTTGCAGATGTTGCTCACTCTTTTTTCGCCTTACCTGAGGGTAACAACTGCCGTCGTTTGCAAAGCACTTGAGCGGCCAGTCCTTCAGATGGAAGGAAACCGGTGCCCCTCACGCGCGATTGTCGACTCATCTACCCGAACTGGCGCTCCGTAGCCCGGTAGTTGCGGCTCCAGCCTCTTGACGAACCACCGTTAACCCACATGAGCGATACGGGTTCGGGCCCCGTCACCCGGTAGTCTCTCCCTAGCTCTTCTCTGTGCCGGTTCCGGTGGGCTCCGCGCGGGTTCATTCGGCCCGGATCCCAACAGAGAGGAGCAGGTACGTGGCTAGCTCTGAGCGGCCAAGCGACCGGGACGACGCCGTCCCCCCTGACCCGGATGATCCGGACCCATCGGGCCCGGAAACCCTGGATCAGGACGACGGTTCTCGCTCGCGCGGCCCCGCAGAGCCGGACCGCGGTAGCGCGTCGCGCAGGCGTCGGGTGCGCGTGGTCGGGGAGTGCCTGTATTGGCTGATCCGACTGCTGCTCGACCTGTACGGCAACGGCGGATGAGGATGGGACCTCACCCGCCGTCAGTTACCGAATAGCCGGTACGTGGGCCCGTGCTCAGGTTTCCCGCCGGACACGGGTCCACGGTCACTTTCGGTAAGCCGTCGCGGAGCGACGCGCTCCAGGGGCAGTCCCCACGATAGAGATCCCCCCGGAAAGCCTCCCCGCTTGTGCTCAATCCTCTCGCTCGCGCCGTACGCCGTGAACCCAATTCAGCTCTAAGCGGTACCACAACACAGGGATTGAGCTGCGAAAAGTGGTCGAACCACTCTCCCGGATGAATCGCTAGACACGATTCTGTCCCTAAACGGTACCGTAGCGGTTGTTGAAGCGATGACGAGAGGGGTCGTTGTCAGTGGCTCGTGGTACCGCGGACTTCGACGGCGAGGCGCTGCGCTTCGCGCGGCTGACACGTCCGGTGGAGGGCAGACTGCTCAGCGCGGCGGCCGTCGCCAAGCGCCTGGGCACCTCCAAGAGCCGCATCCTGGCGTACGAGAACAACACCTCGAAGCCGGACCCCCAGCGGATCGCCGAGCTGAGCGGTCTCTTCGGCATCCCCGCCCGCGAGTTGCGCACGAAGCGCGCACTGGCGGACATCCACGGGCTGCGCTGCCAGGCCGGCCTCACGGTGACCGAGACGGCCGAACACGTCGGCATAAGCCGCAGCAGCTACTCCAACGTCGAGCGGGAGGCGCTCCTTCCGGTACGGGACGACGGAACCGTCCGGATGAACCTGGCCCGAGTCTTCAACGTCAGCCCCGCCGTCATCGACCGCGCTCTGCTGCGCCACCCCGCTGCGGTCGCCCGGCAGACCGAGCTGACCGAGCATCTGCGCGTCGTCTTCCAGCGCGCCCACCGGGAACACGCCCCGGCCGTGGTCGACGTGGACGAACCCCTCCTGCAGGAGATCGCCCCCCTCCTGCAACGCCCACCCCAGGTCGCCTGCCGCCTCATCAACGCCGAACTCGACGCGTACCGCGACCTGTTGCGCGACCGCGCCCGCGTGGAGGTCGACGAGGCCTATGCCCAGAACAGGACCGCC harbors:
- a CDS encoding prolyl oligopeptidase family serine peptidase — encoded protein: MTESNGSIEQQAAVEQPQEQRQAAMPDWEKRFRAPRVSLPDWAENAPHRSLFVSNATGTYELYAWDRVTGEQRQVTHRANGTTDGVLSPDGEWIWWFDDKDGDEFGIWRRQRFTGEPSGGDVDDPAVPGLEPSYPAGLAIGRDGRTAVVGRSTDDDGSTIHVARVGEAPVEIYRHRESAGVGDLSHDGSLIAIEHTEHGDAMHSALRVLRPDGSTLAELDDTKDGTVELGLEVLGFAPVDGDTRLLIGHQRRGRWEPLVWDVGTGEETDLGLDLPGDVAAEWYPDGSALLIAHSFEARSDLWRYDLVSRELVRVPTPPGTVSGATARPDGTVEYLWSSAAEPSTVRSTTGEVVLDPPGLKSPGSVPVEDVWVEGPGGRIHALVQKPAGTTGPLPTVFDIHGGPTWHDSDSFAAGPAAWVDHGYAVVRVNYRGSTGYGREWTDALKHRVGLIELEDIAAVREWAVTSGLADPDRLILTGGSWGGYLTLLGLGTQPDAWTLGIAAVPVADYVTAYHDEMEALKAMDRTLLGGTPEEVPERFEASSPLTYVDAVKAPVYISAGVNDPRCPIRQIDNYVTRLAARDAIHEVYRYDAGHGSLVVDERIKQVRLELDFAERHLGR
- a CDS encoding NAD-binding protein; amino-acid sequence: MVVAGDDALAHRLATELRGVYGEQVTLVVPPAQRSVRPPVVGRTRATALFDRVSAAVNRASGNGDSAGTRTLEPPGSERLLEAPELTEAMLADAGVERAAALALVYDDDETNIRAALTARRLNPRIRLVLRLYNRRLGQHIEALLDQASALAAAGAAADAAAAGVDSGVEAFDASTTVLSDADTAAPALAATAVAGTSKVVQTDGLMLRAVERPPPGPGEVADPGLCTLALLSATTNDPAGADGSESSGAQGPQLLPDERAVAAATGRGTVVLENVSYSGPELSSGRSVVPFASLLSRRLRWSFAGLVGCVVGLAVASMMVTGEPPLKATYLTLLDLFAINDPAIGQPLGRQILQLFSGLVGLLLLPVLLAAVLEALGTFRSGSALRRPPRGLSGHVVLLGVGKIGTRVLARLRELHIPVVCVEADPEARGLALARRLRVPVVLGDVTQEGVLEAAKIHRAHALLALTSADTMNLEAALYARTVRPDLRVVLRLYDDDFATAVYRTLRAAYPDALTRSRSVSHLAAPAFAGAMMGRQILGTIPVERRVLLFAAVDVGGHPQLEGRTVGEAFRAGAWRVLALDTAAPGERRGGSTSSGSTSDSASGSTSDSASGSTSGSTSGSRSPGLVWDLPSTYVLRPEDRVVLAATRRGLAELLGRRPRERAGA
- a CDS encoding winged helix-turn-helix transcriptional regulator, encoding MRRTSFANWPCSIARTMDLLGDWWTPLVLREAFYDVRCFDAFQQSLGIARNTLAERLRRLVDEGLLEKKPYQSEPVRYEYLLTAKGRDFFGVLMAMNAWGDRWLAGEEGAPIVFRHERCGHEGHAEVVCSSCGEAMTAEDTRPRLGPGYPARLAERAEVRERFGCDSVGETSSAAS
- a CDS encoding helix-turn-helix transcriptional regulator, with protein sequence MARGTADFDGEALRFARLTRPVEGRLLSAAAVAKRLGTSKSRILAYENNTSKPDPQRIAELSGLFGIPARELRTKRALADIHGLRCQAGLTVTETAEHVGISRSSYSNVEREALLPVRDDGTVRMNLARVFNVSPAVIDRALLRHPAAVARQTELTEHLRVVFQRAHREHAPAVVDVDEPLLQEIAPLLQRPPQVACRLINAELDAYRDLLRDRARVEVDEAYAQNRTAATRARAAHARIELLIKDAAPTAAKHLTRFLSEAMNVRQWRLMVTLANTGMEGISFASTSRYAPFEDVVALQIRQYVTLLQRGDQSYLAPTENGIATVRANYPRYGRLYPRVPSPTLIHYAPQRRQPRIAVRPRPGRPPTEGGSPTLT